The Pyrenophora tritici-repentis strain M4 chromosome 2, whole genome shotgun sequence genome window below encodes:
- a CDS encoding Periplasmic protein TonB: MPRYGDVERIERYETHEYRPPANVPIPLPIRERRRSPRHHFDEEDDFEEITYDDRGGRRREREDYREVEVHREKSRVRRSKSVAAKSTRSSSMSSFEEIQPSRATWGKKGKTRLPKRLVKKQAVIDLGYPFEEEDDFIIVTRALEKEHIDEVIKVSENYKEEKITYVYEEKVEDAPPRPPSVHSAAPPPPQEYYPPPPPSVMHAPPPPPPMQYAQPPPTVVYAQPPPSHHAPTVYAHSERAPSPSVHEHERYVEIDRSAAIHGPATSFLPEHRSLVIRKDDRRSERDIREEIRSLEEERRMLKYEREGDREYEFIERAPKKEIMRVDRDRKGRLALVRSAH; this comes from the exons ATGCCACGATATGGCGATGTTGAGAGGATTGAGCGATACGAAACCCACGAGTACCGACCACCGGCCAATGTCCCCATCCCACTTCCCATCCGCGAGCGCCGCCGATCGCCCCGTCATCACTTCGACGAGGAAGACGACTTTGAGGAGATCACATACGACGACCGTGGTGGTAGACGCCGGGAACGAGAAGACTACCGCGAAGTCGAAGTTCACCGAGAGAAGAGCAGAGTACGAAGGAGCAAGAGCGTAGCAGCAAAGTCAACTCGCAGCTCCTCCATGTCTAGTTTCGAAGAGATTCAGCCTTCTCGCGCAACCTGGGGCAAGAAGGGCAAGACGAGACTCCCAAAGCGCCTGGTGAAGAAGCAAGCTGTCATCGATCTCGGCTACCCGTTCGAGGAAGAG GACGACTTCATCATTGTTACACGAGCGCTCGAGAAGGAACACATCGACGAGGTCATTAAGGTTAGCGAGAACTACAAAGAAG AGAAAATCACATACGTCTACGAGGAAAAGGTTGAAGATGCCCCGCCGCGACCACCCTCTGTTCATTCCGccgcaccaccaccacctcaGGAATACTAccctccaccacctcctTCAGTAATGCACGCGCCGCCTCCGCCTCCACCCATGCAATACGCTCAACCTCCCCCCACGGTAGTATACGCCCAACCACCGCCATCCCACCACGCCCCAACAGTCTACGCACACTCTGAGCGCGCCCCATCCCCTTCCGTCCACGAGCACGAGCGCTACGTTGAAATCGACCGCTCAGCCGCCATCCACGGCCCAGCGACCTCATTCCTGCCCGAGCACCGTTCCCTTGTCATCCGCAAGGACGATCGCCGCTCTGAGCGTGACATCCGCGAGGAGATCCGATCACTGGAGGAAGAGCGCCGCATGCTCAAGTATGAGCGCGAAGGCGACCGCGAGTATGAATTCATCGAGCGTGCGCCCAAGAAGGAGATTATGCGCGTTGACAGAGACCGAAAGGGTAGGTTAGCCCTTGTTCGCTCGGCCCATTAG
- a CDS encoding YqeY domain containing protein, whose amino-acid sequence MLRRQLLTSRSVCLRYSSTSTPENVVLPRLQADLKNAMRSKNKPALNTIRAIQAEIINASKTAKPITTDSALYSLIQKQIKSSSASIEEFRNAKREDLVEKEQAQLDVLQGYSGEIPTVGESEIDELVKSALEGLEEGKRSAGHVMGRVMSSIKGRAVDSEYVSKKIQEVVGAK is encoded by the coding sequence ATGCTACGCAGGCAGCTGCTCACCTcacgctctgtatgccttCGCTATTCCTCCACTTCGACCCCAGAAAACGTTGTGCTCCCTCGCCTACAGGCCGACTTGAAGAATGCCATGCGGTCCAAGAACAAACCTGCACTCAACACGATCCGCGCAATACAAGCTGAGATCATCAACGCCTCCAAGACAGCCAAGCCCATCACCACAGACAGCGCCCTCTACTCTCTCATTCAAAAGCAAATCAAGTCCTCCTCAGCATCGATTGAGGAGTTCCGAAATGCCAAGAGAGAGGACCTGGTGGAGAAGGAGCAAGCACAGCTAGATGTGCTGCAGGGGTACTCCGGGGAGATACCGACTGTTGGCGAGAGTGAAATTGACGAGCTGGTGAAGAGCGCTCTTGAAGGCCTAGAGGAAGGCAAAAGGAGCGCTGGACATGTCATGGGCAGGGTCATGAGCAGTATCAAGGGCCGAGCCGTAGACTCCGAATATGTGTCCAAGAAGATACAAGAGGTTGTTGGAGCCAAGTGA